The following coding sequences lie in one Tichowtungia aerotolerans genomic window:
- a CDS encoding sulfatase family protein, protein MGFFNQRTSVGRKCLVRSLSALGLSAGATFAEDAVKPDRPNILLIVADDLGYGDVGCYGATKIKTPNMDRLATDGIRLTDAHSAAAVCQPARYSILSGRYWWRSTPNPGYSYYFDEGEILMPQLLKQAGYRTVGFGKWHLGFDTKPFDINKALTPGTKDAGFDYYFGTTRSHNEPPFVFFENDHCYKYDPADPIRMISQKEKPHPYGWGSSEGGAAAHAARPEDEIDLVLTDRAVDYLEKQSDGHPFFMYLAYTAPHFPIVPNKKFIGTSEADRYGDFVQQLDFCVGRVLDTLEKKGMTDNTLVFLTSDNGAVNTGEPFTAGHRSNGELLGQKTDAWDGGHKVPCIVRWPARLPGRKTSGILFGLNDLMATILAAADVPVPKGTAPDSLNQLPVLAGEKPFVRTSMVYQGVLGFALRQGPWVYLPEAGSQGFTTEGRFGVPYEKMGFENTYRDKTGKLLPDAPPDQLYNVQNDPGEKKNVVREHPEKAKEMAAVLQKLLGPNPLPVVKRPKQKQ, encoded by the coding sequence ATGGGATTTTTTAATCAGAGAACCTCTGTCGGAAGGAAATGTTTAGTTCGTTCACTTTCTGCGTTGGGATTGTCTGCCGGTGCAACGTTTGCTGAAGATGCAGTCAAGCCGGATCGACCGAACATTCTGCTGATTGTTGCTGATGATTTGGGTTACGGAGATGTCGGCTGTTATGGTGCAACTAAAATTAAAACACCGAATATGGACCGGCTCGCCACAGATGGAATTCGGCTGACCGATGCCCATTCGGCGGCGGCGGTCTGCCAGCCCGCCCGTTATTCGATTCTCAGCGGTCGCTATTGGTGGCGCAGCACTCCCAATCCCGGCTACAGCTATTATTTTGATGAAGGCGAAATCCTTATGCCGCAGCTGTTGAAGCAGGCCGGTTACCGGACGGTTGGGTTTGGTAAATGGCACCTCGGTTTTGATACCAAGCCGTTTGATATTAATAAGGCGCTGACGCCGGGCACCAAAGACGCCGGATTCGACTACTATTTCGGCACAACCCGTTCCCATAATGAACCGCCCTTTGTCTTTTTTGAAAACGACCACTGCTACAAATACGATCCCGCCGATCCGATTCGCATGATTTCCCAGAAGGAAAAACCGCATCCGTACGGCTGGGGTTCCAGCGAAGGCGGCGCGGCCGCCCACGCCGCGCGGCCGGAGGACGAGATCGACCTGGTCCTGACGGACCGCGCGGTTGATTATTTAGAGAAGCAGTCAGATGGGCATCCATTTTTCATGTATCTGGCTTATACCGCGCCGCACTTCCCAATTGTTCCGAACAAAAAGTTTATCGGAACCAGCGAGGCCGATCGGTACGGCGACTTCGTTCAGCAGCTCGACTTTTGTGTCGGTCGGGTTTTGGATACGCTTGAGAAAAAAGGAATGACGGATAATACACTTGTGTTCCTGACCAGTGACAACGGTGCGGTGAATACCGGAGAACCGTTTACTGCCGGGCATCGTTCAAACGGCGAACTGCTGGGACAGAAAACGGATGCGTGGGACGGCGGACATAAGGTCCCCTGCATCGTGCGTTGGCCTGCGCGGCTTCCGGGCCGAAAAACGTCCGGTATTCTTTTTGGGCTCAACGATCTGATGGCGACGATTCTGGCGGCGGCTGACGTTCCTGTTCCAAAAGGAACTGCGCCTGACAGCCTGAACCAGCTTCCGGTGCTGGCGGGAGAGAAACCGTTTGTTCGGACTTCCATGGTGTATCAGGGAGTGCTCGGATTTGCGCTTCGGCAGGGGCCGTGGGTCTATTTGCCGGAAGCGGGCTCGCAGGGCTTCACCACCGAAGGCCGCTTTGGTGTGCCGTACGAAAAAATGGGATTTGAAAACACCTATCGCGACAAAACCGGCAAACTGCTTCCCGATGCGCCGCCGGACCAGCTCTACAACGTCCAGAACGACCCGGGCGAAAAGAAAAACGTGGTTCGCGAACATCCGGAAAAAGCAAAGGAGATGGCCGCTGTTTTACAGAAACTTCTCGGCCCCAATCCGCTGCCGGTCGTAAAGCGCCCGAAGCAAAAGCAGTAA